The Gossypium hirsutum isolate 1008001.06 chromosome D07, Gossypium_hirsutum_v2.1, whole genome shotgun sequence genome includes the window GCTTTACAGAAACCTATCTTATCTCCACCGCCTCCTCCGCCACCTCCTCCACCTCCAAAGCAACGACGGCTCTGGGAAAAACCAGTTCCATCAGTATCTTTTGCACAACAAACATCAAAGCCGCTGCCTCCATTAACACCCTCTTCAACACCATTTATAATGGAAGAACAGGAGGAAGGTTTAAAACCCAAGTTAAAGCCATTACATTGGGATAAAGTACGAGCTAGCTCTGGTCGTGAAATGGTGTGGGATCACCTTAGATCAAGCTCATTCAAGTAACAATTCCACTTGTTTAGTTCTTTTACTTGAATTCAGTTCAGTCCTTCCATGTGATTCTAACAATTTGGTTTCTGCAGGTTGAATGAAGAGATGATCGAAACACTATTTGTCGTAAATCCGAACTTGAAACCGAATCAAACGACACCGCGGTCCGTTCTTCCATTACCAAACGAAGAGAATAGAGTATTGGATCCCAAAAAGGCACAGAACATTGCAATTTTATTGAAAGCACTCAATGTGACAGTGGAGGAAGTTTCTGAAGCACTTTTAGAAGGTACAAAATGGCATTATAAGATGATATGTATTGTGAAATGTTTGGTTCTAAGTTTCATATCTATGGTGATTTACAGGTAATGCAGATACACTTGGGACTGGATTTCTTGAAAGTTTATTGAGAATGGCACCAACAATGGAAGAAGAATGTAAATTGAAGGAGTATAAAGATGATTCACCTGTTAAGCTCGGTCCAGCTGAGAGATTCTTGAAGATGGTTCTCGATATACCCTTTGCGTTTAAACGGGTCGATGCGATGTTGTACGTAGCTAATTTCGAGTCTGAAATTGAGTACCTTAAGAACTCTTTTGAAACTCTAGAGGTAATTCGACTCGATTCCATCGTTCGATCTATTTTGCAATGGACTAAAATGACATTGTGTGTTTTTTTCCTTTTCGTAGGCGGCTTGTGATGAACTGAGAAACAGTAGGATGTTTTTGAAGCTGCTAGAGGCAGTACTCAAGACCGGGAACCGGATGAATGTTGGGACGAATCGGGGCGATGCACAAGCCGTTAAACTCGATACACTCCTTAAACTTATTGATGTCAAGGGTGCTGATGGTAAGACAACACTCCTACATTTCGTCGTGCAAGAAATCATAAGAGCTGAGGGTGCTCGTCTTTCGAATACCAACCAAACACCAAACTCCACTTTAACCGAAGATGCTCGGTGTAGAAAACTCGGTTTACAGGTCGTTTCAGGTCTTAGTTCAGAGCTCACCAATGTTAAAAAAGCAGCTGCAATGGATTCAGAGGCACTCAGTAGTGATGTCTCCAAGCTTTCTAGAGGCCTCGAAAACATCAGTGACGTCCTACGGTTAAACGAAACAATGGGGTTGGACGAGAGCAAAGAGAAATTTTCGGAATCAATGAACCAGTTTATGAAAATGGCTGAACAGGAAATCCCAAGGATTCAAGCACATGAAAGGCTAGCACTATCACTAGTCAAGGAGATTACTGAATACTTCCATGGGAATTCAGCAAAGGAAGAAACTCATCCCTTTAGAATCTTCATGGTGGTGAGGGATTTCCTTACGGTTCTCGATCGAGTCTGTAAGGAAGTCGGGACGATAAACGAACGAACCATTGTTAGTTCTGCGCATAAATTTCCAGTCCCAGTGAACCCAATGATGCAACAAACATTCCCAGTTCCAGTAAATCCAATGATGCAACAAGCTTTTCCTGGATTTCAAGGGAACCCACACTATGATTCTGATGATGACACTGCACCATCCTAGTCTTTTGCAGCTTAAAATCAGGTCAAAAACGAACTAGGACACGTGATTTTTCTATGTCAGTCACGAATATTTCTAGAAAAAGGAAGAGGTGATTGGCATCATGTTAGGTGTTTgtaatttatcatttttcttatttttccatatttgtaTATAGATTCATGTACAATATTTTGGGAACACTTTATGTTTTATAGATCTAATGTAGGAGAggctaaatttagaaaatttattatGATGATGAtcaaaaaacaaaattattacCATGGGAAAGCCGTCCTTTGCTCATTTCAGCATCTAAAAACATTATTAGCCGCCCTCCTCTAATTAGAGTCTTTAAAAAGAAACATTAGCCGCCTCTTCTCCCATTGATGACCTTGGCTGCAGCTCAACATCAAGCCAAATTACCGAAGGAAAAATGTTCAATTATATTCAAGTGTTGgatttttaagtttatttgtgcttttccaaattttttttaatatataagaaTATGACAGGTTGAATTTTCATGCTGTATAAATGGTGGATTTAACCTgtgattaattttagtttttaaattttttgaatcaattaattttaattttatactaaATGGTAAGAATTaggttttattatgatttttgtaCTAGATATAAATTTAATCTATGTTCTCTAATTGAATAATTCTTAtccctatactttttgaattacgattttttaatataatttctaCTATTCATGGTCGCTCGCAAACTTTTAAATTGGAAGATTATATTTGCCTAAGTGACTAATTGTTGCAACAATAGTGTCAACCGAGATATGGTTCAATCCTCAAAATGTGGGGCACTAAAGttattgactttttttttaaaactaagggtctgtttgatagggggaaaatatttttctgaattgGTTTTTCCCATTTTCCAGTGTTTGATtggaggaaaatattttcctcaCGTAAAATCAATTACAAACACGGGAAAAAGAAGCTTTTAAtcttggaaaatgtcttaccgatttgGAATCAGTAAGACATTTTCCGATTTTTCCAGCGTTCTCCCTTCTCCTCTCTACACCGATCTGGTTTCGTTCTCCCGTTCGTTCTCCCTTCTCCCTTTCGTTCTCCCTTGATTTGGTTTCGGGCTCCTTTTCCCCTttgatttcttcttctttttataaattgatttggaGATTTTCTGCTTGTTTTTGTCTAAGATCTTGCTTGGGTTTTCTGCTAGTTTGGCTGTGTTGTTTGGCTTGTCTTGGGCAGACTTTCTTCACAGACTTGCTTTAGAAAGGTATATTTTCTTCTCCATAGTTTTGTGAATCGGTTTCTTGTCCATAGTTAGAAAGATTTTGGCCACTGTTTATGCTAAATGTCACCTTTGCTCTCACTGATCTGTGCGtgctttttttgtttgattttaagtGTATTTTTAGCAGATCGAAGCTTGTTTCGCTGTTTTTGATCaaagtgttttttttcttttgattttcggtTTTTGATCGAAATTCTGTGTTTTTCTGTTTGTTTGTCACTATCTCGTTTACTAACTGTTCATGCAATTCTTAAAGAGTATTATATCATAATGGATTCTTTTTAAGTCTCTGTTTGGTTGATAGGAAAATTCTAGAATTATATGAAAAAAGAAATGCAAATTTAAGTCTCGTTCAGAAAATGATTTCTACTtcgattttgttttattattctattttgcaCGTTCTATTTCGTGCAATGCTTCATCGTATCCATATTATGTTACTCGTACTCagatttgtatatatgtatatgcatctGATAATAATATGTTCAAAGAATTACAACATTTGATGTTGAAGAACAAGAAATTAGCTTcttcgttttttttttggtttaagtgATTCTGTTTTAAGTATATGTTTTACCTTTTGCAGCCATTTCATATCTTTCAAGCCTTCCCTCCCAGAGCAGGCCAAGGTGAGGATCTTTGACTGGTTGTGAAAAGTGAAAGAAaagtgtaacaacccggttttgaccctaatcggaatagcggtttcgggaccacaaatccgaattagaaaaatattattaatattattttgtgtgtttatttcgtgtgcatttgattgtgtgaaattttcgtgttttaatttcgtcgtttaagtgtccgatttaataaaagggtttaatcgcgtaaaataaaagttagaggttaaaatttaaaagcaCCTATTTGTAGTTGTCTTTTTAAGTGGGAGGTCTAAAGATGTAATTAGACCAATATTTAGTTAGTGGGTGGTATATGCCAACATTGcccttaagttatgtaatttataatttatttaattaaggttaatttagtcattaagtaaattataatattataactaaaataagtcataaaaagatgaatatgttcatctttGTTAGCCGAATATTGGAAAGGAAGAAACCATCCATGGTTTTTTAAGTTTCGGCACTTTCATAGCAAAATTAAGGTACGCTTTGgtttctgtttttgataatttttacgtttttgagatcgttgctttgaatactacccgacccatgcttgaatttctgattttaatgaatattttgagttattccattgatgaatatttgtgttttgtgatgtttgacgatgaataatggaagatatgtcttagattaacatattttgtcttgggatttttgatgaatttgagtatttagggctaaattgtgaaaataaatttttgagggactaaaatgtgaaataaatgcaatgtgtggacttgtatgagaaccatgaatattcggcccttgtgtggtatgggcaaattttgtgtattttgtgttttgtgcaaaaaggactaaattgcaaaaagtgtaaaatgttaggggcaaaatggtaattttcccatttatgtatttttggacttaattgaatgttttgatgaataaaaaagttaaatttgattatgtttagatcaagaaacgaagaaaatgaatttggatcggggaaaaacgaaagcaATCGAATAGTCTATCGCGTCTgctgatattcgaggtaagtctatcagctatttaatgttattaaattaatatatatgtaggTATATCTATTATGTTTGTTGTTgagctaaaattaaaagaaatttaattgaataaattcaaattataaatggtataaatatgtatatacaatgttcgaatatatatatgcttatataaatatttttgaattaagttaaagtatgaatggtataaggtatatatatattcaaataattatatatgtatctatatgtatatatacttgaaTTTGGTTGGTTGTAtgagagttatatatatatatatgtgcatataataTTCAATTATATGTAAGTAAATACATGTAGAAATTCTTGCTTAAATTAAAGATATGTATAatacatatgtatacataagTTTCGAACATATATATGTAGGTAAAACATTGGGTTTGATTGAAGGTATGTATGTTGTAATTGTACAGATAATTTCGAATAAGTGGTTATAAGGGAGTTggaacatctatatatatatatatgaataggtcttgattatattttaaggtataaatgttaaatacGTACTTGGGAGTTCgaatatatcaaaatgtataTTCGTGTACAGAttcttgaatttaattgaatgtaTGAATTGCAAACTCTTTGTGATTGAATATGGACTACAATGAATGTGTGTTTGctattaataaatatttgagaAATTATTCTGTATATGGAAAAATTGAGATTTTCAGGCTTAGAActtagcaggcttattgccggtgaaaCACTTCAGACAaaatgtctagcaggcttaatgccggtgaaatatttcaaactatatgtctagcaggctaagtgccagtgtattgaatcaggctttaagcctagcaggctaaatgccggtgaatctgtttttaagtatgtgattaagtgtataattatatgattttggatatgtttaattgataagtatatttatatatacattcggCTAAGTGCatttgatgattatatattttcGGCTTATGCacttgtaaaatatatatatctactttGGGATTTTGTATTTGATAAGtatatacttttaaatatttGGTACACATACTTGATTAGTAACTACATATGCAttcgagatatatatatatacctttgtttataagtatttgataaaaaaaatgaatgcatTCATTCATATGTATTAGAATTGTATTTGCTTAATGTTTATCATGAGTATACATACATATTCGGTtatgatatgtgtataatatagatatatatgcTTAGTTGTGTACATTCGGTTGTAATGTGGTTTGGtataaatataaaatcaattGATCGCATTcgacaagtatatatatattggactATAAATAAAATGATCTGAGTAcaataatgtataaatattaggtattcgtgttaattgaaatctcagtgaattagattaaagagttatattatttatatttatatacatttagttatgctgtagacttactaagctttaaaagcttactctgtttgttTTCATCCATTtgcttttatagattttggagacacgttacgagctcggggatcatcagcatagtccatcacactatcgacttcttttggtattttgttaaatatttgaacttaatcttatggcatgtataggtttgagtacgatgttaattacattttgattgtaaattataatagctacgcgaaagtaattaaattttcacgttgtgatcagtttggttttagaaatggttgtgtttgttcggtaatgcctcgtaaccctaattcggcgacggagacgggttaggggtgttacaaaaagctGGTAAATGATTCTTGTTATGCTTTAAGTCTAGCATTACGTAAGCAGGGTTTGTGGTTCATGTTTTTAAGTATCTGCTTTACCTTTGTTCTCCAGAGTAGTTGAATATTTGTTTCACAGCTACATATATAGGAATTTGTGGTTCATGTTTTTAAGTATCTGTTTTAAGTATCTGTCTTACCTTCTGCTGCCATTTCATATCTTTCAAGCCTTCCCTCCCAAAGCAGGCCAAGGTGAGGATCTTTGACTGGTTGTGAGAAGTGAAAGAAAAGCTGGTAAATGAAACTTGCATTTGTGCCGTAGAGCCTCATTCGGAGGCATAGCTTTTAACACGCTCTTATATAGAAAATAGTCATAATTGAGCATAATGCAATTTCAGTtcaatatttcatttcatttattaaGGTTTCAGTTTCGTATATGGCGGTGCTGCATTGTTGATATTATCCCAATTATGAGATATTATTCCAATGATGCTAAAAGAGAATGGGGTAGAGCTAACAAGAACAAATTCATAGCATGTGGATGGTTTTAAATAGTTGTGCAAACACTTTGAGTGTAAAACTGCTTCTTGATATGGTTGTGGAAAGATTGTGGGTTAAGCAAATGGCACAGTTTCTGTTAATGTAGTAGGTTGTACATTGGTTTTGGTTGCATTTCTTGGTGGATGTCGtttgaataataaattagaataactaaaattttttcttacactgattttaattttgattcgtATAGTGTACACTGACTAAAACATTTCACACCGACTAATGCACGAAcaatactaaaaaattaatttttaccaACTTTAtggataataatttaattaaagatacaacataatgaaatatggattattcgtttttctttatctttttttttgtgaatttattcgtTTTTCTTTATTTACAAGTAATCGATATCAAAATCTTTTACGAAAAATCTGATTAGTATATTCTCAAACTAGAATCTATATCAAATTGGTctctataatttaattaaagatacaaccaaagtttttttagttaaaagtaagaagcatagaaaaatttggcttcaaaaattttctcagggttgaagatattgatacatTTATGTGGTATAatattatgcacttggacaatgttgttactatgtggtgtactactaattatgtatttggataatattatttctaGTCTCATTGTGGTTTCgaagcaatttataattattcaatattattactagtactcattgtggataatattttttcaatttctaacgatcaatattgtagcttaataattcagtattattataaataaatcattgcaatatatgtaaaagcaatttaaaatataaaaatttattaatatatattaatatatgtaaaaaataacttttccggaaaatatttttaggaaatctgtcaaacagcagaaaatattttacacagattcaatcaaacaccagaaaatattttccagtaaatcattttacagaaaagtaaaacattttccagaaatcattttacggaaaacattttaatggcaatcaaacggaccctaatatatgaaaataataagctgaTATAGCATGAATAATGCccataaataagtaaataatgtgTTTCAGTGCACTCGAACCTATATTGTAATGGCCTAAtctcaaggttatcggaacagtggtttcgtaaccacaaatccgatttaaagagaaatttattttaatatttttgcatgaatattgatatgagaggaaaatcatatgaaaatattgatagaaaaattttaccgatttagtggttagttagaaaaagaaattattgaagaaattgggtaaaaataaggtatcgagacctcaatctcgtaaaaccgagtcaaaaatatttttataaatatttatgaaatgttagtaatatggtattaaaatttcgttagaaaattttaatgtttgggtagtcaattaagtgaaaaggactaaattgaaaaaaagtgtaaaagttactaaaagaattaaatagctcaattgttaaatgaggagggtcataaattgaaaataagcccaaaaggaggtattttgggcggcataagctgagaaaaatcaggagaattagTGAAATTAGGgtaaaataggaaaataacaaattttactaacataaaaatgaGACCAAAttagaatatctagaattctctttatttttctgcattctcatcagacaAAAACAtcctaagggtttattcaagctTATTTTTCATACTTTTTGCACCAAGtaagttaatccttgcctttttcttgtaatttttgtgtttctaagacttttacaactaggtcctattactaaattcattagtttttgattttatgaatgaaattgaaagtttctatgaatatgtgctggaagtttatgatgaaatatcatgaaattgaagctttaatttgtatatgagatgattttattaggtaatttcaatagaaattgatttgtaggacttaattgtgaaaaagttaggaattaaagtctagtgctaaaattttgatttccaaaggttataaaatagtttaaagtgatataataaagtgttaattgagaaaaatcagctcaattgagaggttaattgagcagggatgaaattatcatttattgaaagcttagggggaaaatggtaattaacatcatgcactaaaacagttttggacagcagcagtaggttatatttgaaaaatttccaaaaattgtagaaattgaattagaggatgaataaaatatgaaattaaagcttattgagtctagtttcttataaaagaaatggtgtaagtaatggaattgtaaatcatgagatataatagattttgtgagacaaggtcagaatgaattcgggttcccctgttctcactttggaaaatcattaaaaattgtacaaaaatgataatgagttataatttatatgtttagaatccttaataagtctattttcataagaaacaacggaaacatcatccaaattctgtacaatgagataattaatttttagtgaagaggggtcgaaactgtcaaatagtgaaataggggaactttaaagaataaactgtacttattggctaaaccaaaaattctgaaaattttatggtaagaagatatgtgagtctagtttcaggaaaattagcggatcttaatttggagttccgtagcgcaagatataaataatttagtgactatgacttagtgagacaactttgaatgcactataaataataatgaaattatagagaatgttacatatgaacatgaaatgtattagatttatgattaatttatttatttagatccagaaaattcaagTACGatgctagatcgaggaaaagaaaaagttcgggattagtagattttttgtttatgaacaagtatcgaggtaagttcgtgtaatttgaattatattcttaaatgcttgaaatatatttttcttgatgtgaatatgatttagatgtttattgtatgataattgatgaagtattgatattcttgatgaaaagagaaaataaatccaggttgaatggaaggaaaatttgatggatctctgaaaaggaattgacggtaaaaaggatctagcccggacgggtgatcctatcttgatatagccctccctaagaatatgtgaaaaatagatttagcccggacgggtaatccgaattagggtctcaatttagcctggattggtaattcagatccaagctcattagagtaattgtcattgcaggcgatttagcctggactggtaatcccgacaatactatatgagtttatattacagaggatttagcctggactggtaatcccactgtaaggatgaggttcgcaggagtgtgctctctgaaatggaaatgtgcgcacatgaatatgaattgacggacccggatttgtacactaaagtgtacccctgaaaatccatcgaaattccaagcaattcaacgggataaatatggaaaaataacaagggaatggaaatcattgaattgatgagctcatcaatcatggtatatatattattgatacatgtaaattattgaactaacttgaatatcgagtttgtgcatgataggggaataatgtattgaatggatgtatgaatgtttattgcgttgtattgaaaatattaggtaagtataattcttgttacacgagcttactaagcacaaagtgttTACCCTGTTcccttttcccctgttttgtagtgttaagagctcggaggtcggattcggtcagagacgcatcacactatcaacctcaatatttcggtatataaagaaactttattttggaaatcaatgacatgtataagctagtaaagtaaatgttaatgtgaaatgaatatatggttagccattggtatggctaacaaattttggttttggtatgtgatgaggttatcttgtgaatatgttaaatctatcttgaaaatatgttgaaatggattggttgtgttggattagtctcggtttaaaattgcagggaatgttagaaatttataaaggggttatattgagttcaaaaaaaaaaaactttgggattttgcgaaaaatttcttatggtttctgttgacaccatttttttgatgaaaacggggtcgacttgggttttgaaaatgaaaacgaaaacgggagtcgccaccaatcctttttgataaggtgtgattggatcacctcgaaaagtggtagtttttaataaaaggtttgatttaattaaaacaataagtttggtccacgaaattcagaaaaacgggttcggaagtcggttatgcacgaggaaagattagcaccctcgatacgcccaaaattggtacctagttgatttctTAATGTCTTaggtcgaagattgaaaactttaaagaaatttaaaatacgatccttaaaaaaaaactcgaatggCATGGATTTAAATTCAATAGGATATTTGgcaatttggttaaacgagaaatcgaaacccagcaccttagggcacgttcctcgaatttccaaacgcaaaacattgccttattttgaaatttttaagaaggatattaagccatttggttgaacgagaaaaatcgacacccagcaccttagggcatgttttctcgaatttccaaaagtaaaatattgccttatttagaaaaacttTCCTTTTGATGTACGGtgtaaaatatgcataacaaaataataatgaatacgACAAGGTAAGCATAAATATTGTGAGGAACAACAGATGTTAAGTAGGCAAAATGAAAATGACCAAGCGATTACATATAAAAAATAGCAAGTAAATAAATAAGTAGAACTAAAGCATTTTTAGAAAAGTAATAGTGTAtgcgaataaataaataacaccaAGTAACAACGATTACAATACATAAGATAAATAAAACCAtatagaaaatatgaaaatatatgtatgtatgtatatttttaagttatgaagataa containing:
- the LOC107954009 gene encoding formin-like protein 1, with product MLSSTSSAAGGCFFFLLWWSFSSCEALQVPNRRLLHEPYSTLSSEPPSLPPPPSPPNPKYTLSSSAATSPPGSPFFPSFPSAPPPPPPSTFASFPANISSLVIPHTPTPKHNSQKLVILAIAAVLSASIVAAIIVFVYCRQRGPRRDCFEDNKTVTSDNSSRACQYNHNDNNNNNNAAGARKVRTTSTTSSEFLYLGTVVNSQGRFDDGSGDSPGNDELDQTKMYSPELHPLPPLSRQNTGRNCRDGEVEYGTDDDDDDEEEEVFYSPRVSLGGRDSSTGTGSGSRRVFTAAKTIESSSTCSCSSSSSGSPPRSRSLSISPPASFRSRWPDPKSPQLVQTQASPEMILIDSPRVSNASINGTIRSPSLSLISTSPDRVFIRESNDPNMEPPSPSTALVENPDSSSPSLSSPNRVLIEKLDESIKNFKDFVQNMKAPLILASPGTKDSQGNDPSVCSASTSPDRALNSPLLNRAFEESPEMSPLKPDFYSKAPSLSSLASSSPERVLEKSPESSPLRLNKALQKPILSPPPPPPPPPPPKQRRLWEKPVPSVSFAQQTSKPLPPLTPSSTPFIMEEQEEGLKPKLKPLHWDKVRASSGREMVWDHLRSSSFKLNEEMIETLFVVNPNLKPNQTTPRSVLPLPNEENRVLDPKKAQNIAILLKALNVTVEEVSEALLEGNADTLGTGFLESLLRMAPTMEEECKLKEYKDDSPVKLGPAERFLKMVLDIPFAFKRVDAMLYVANFESEIEYLKNSFETLEAACDELRNSRMFLKLLEAVLKTGNRMNVGTNRGDAQAVKLDTLLKLIDVKGADGKTTLLHFVVQEIIRAEGARLSNTNQTPNSTLTEDARCRKLGLQVVSGLSSELTNVKKAAAMDSEALSSDVSKLSRGLENISDVLRLNETMGLDESKEKFSESMNQFMKMAEQEIPRIQAHERLALSLVKEITEYFHGNSAKEETHPFRIFMVVRDFLTVLDRVCKEVGTINERTIVSSAHKFPVPVNPMMQQTFPVPVNPMMQQAFPGFQGNPHYDSDDDTAPS